A window from Bombus pascuorum chromosome 12, iyBomPasc1.1, whole genome shotgun sequence encodes these proteins:
- the LOC132912912 gene encoding probable cysteine--tRNA ligase, mitochondrial isoform X2, protein MAMCVTDIDDKIIARSKGLKQNYKDLTKHYENEFIEDMKTLNVTRPHLYCRVTDYMPQIIQFVKSILDKGNAYTLKDGSVYFDTHKYGMYGKLSTPISDSFHPDKKSSLDFCLWKAAKEDEPFWESPWSPGRPGWHIECSTIASTIFGSSVDFHSGGIDLIFPHHENEEAQSCCYHEVEQWVNYWVHYGYLSLKHEKMSKSLKNTISIREFLEKYTANQFRMLCLLSNYKNELQFSDDVMNNAVAVLHKIEHFISDCHSYTVGNWDTGNVDEATLFRCLEETKISINTALENDFNTAKAMRSLINLINVVNKMLHDPQSSTNTCSTCIPAVAAVLNYTSEMLSKFGILNPSTVNDYRMDSVVECLIKFRGTVRNKILEQDVKDETLLTACDEVRSELSNYGIIIKDRKNETSWSIKKY, encoded by the exons ATGGCCATGTGCGTAACAGACAtagatgataaaataatagcacGTTCAAAAGggttaaaacaaaattataaggATCTAACAAAACATTATGAGAACGAATTTATCGAAGACATGAAGACGTTAAATGTTACAAGGCCTCATCTGTATTGTAGGGTAACCGATTATATGCCACAGATTATTCAGTTTGTGAAGAGCATTCTAGACAAAGGCAATGCTTACACTTTGAAAGATg GATCTGTTTATTTTGATACGCATAAATATGGAATGTATGGCAAGCTATCGACCCCAATATCGGATAGTTTTCATCCTGATAAAAAATCTTCATTAGATTTTTGCCTTTGGAAAGCGGCTAAGGAAGATGAACCATTTTGGGAGTCTCCATGGTCTCCTGGAAGGCCAGGCTGGCACATAGAATGTAGCACTATTGCAAG CACAATTTTTGGAAGTTCCGTGGACTTTCATAGCGGTGGGATAGACCTCATTTTTCCACATCATGAGAATGAGGAAGCACAATCGTGTTGTTATCACGAAGTAGAACAGTGGGTTAATTATTGGGTACATTATGGATATTTGTCCTTGAAACACGAAAAAATGTCAAAAAGTCTTAAAAACACCATCAGTATAAGAGAATTccttgaaaaatatacagcGAATCAGTTTAGAATGCTTTGTCTACTttcgaattataaaaatg aACTTCAATTTTCCGATGATGTAATGAATAATGCAGTAGCTGTGTTacataaaattgaacattttattaGCGACTGTCATAGTTATACCGTTGGAAATTGGGATACTGGCAATGTAGATGAAGCTACGTTATTTCGC tgtttggaagaaacgaaaatcagTATTAATACTGCattagaaaatgattttaacaCTGCAAAAGCCATGAGGTCACTTATAAATCTAATTAATGTAgttaataaaatgttacatGATCCTCAG AGTAGTACGAACACTTGTAGTACCTGTATACCTGCTGTAGCTgcagtattaaattatacatcaGAAATGCTTTCCAAATTCGGAATTTTAAATCCTAGTACAGTAAATGATTATAGAATGGACAGCGTCGTCGaatgtttgataaaatttagaGGTACTGtacgtaacaaaattttagaGCAAGATGTGAAAGATGAAACTTTACTTACGGCGTGCGATGAAGTACGATCGGAACTTTCCAATTACGGTATAATAATTAAG GATCGCAAAAATGAAACTAGCTGGAGtatcaagaaatattaa
- the LOC132912907 gene encoding TRAF3-interacting protein 1, whose translation MADDVKPETIKNTQDLLGKYFKKPPLTEKLLRKPPFRFLHDIVSAVINETGFLDGLYTEEELNSENIKNKEAKLAYLTKLIDVVKLITGANLTVRASKIISGQEPAKTNELLQAIGKALDKKISSVEAIERYKKNLGKGKSSSRSKPSVAKDERKSTSKETSQKRASTSKEKSIERKKKAVNEDNSTIREATRKNENQDSQKNVEAAEVPRVEPAQEKIPASARRRSSSSAKLKQNRPSTPLSETPQSDKRIDENKRRKESENKSKHVTNVENNELQNQILDTSNSIDSESKSAPNIRDDKLDETIDKVEYKENDIVNNEASLQSIEKSGRSMSETQMFQSDNNDTSIPRSNSRPRTSLRPPTARPISARPAAPRIRGKAELMVNEEIPTPMGNISVIVENSDLKDDDDDAEDMVVMETRVTGSDSLENSGNYKADDQLTQEHGHLVAQILETQKELVNNDNVDVIPKKTNITWDTNSKRDTVAKEIDKLRNTIQTLTRATNPLGKLLDYFQEDIEVMQKELLEWKNQYRQVNEQLKIEKMKTQELIEPMKETLKEIDHNVKVQLDKICQAKSQITKNDQRIQTLLNGRV comes from the exons ATGGCAGACGATGTAAAAcctgaaacaattaaaaacacTCAAGATTTGCTCGGCAAATACTTCAAAAAGCCACCTCTCACCGAAAAATTACTAAGAAAACCACCGTTTCGATTTCTTCACGATATCGTCTCAGCG GTCATAAACGAAACTGGTTTCCTGGACGGTTTGTATACAGAGGAGGAActaaattcagaaaatataaagaacaAAGAGGCGAAACTTGCCTATCTAACGAAACTGATCGACGTCGTGA AACTGATTACCGGCGCTAATTTAACCGTACGAGCCAGTAAGATAATCTCAGGCCAGGAACCAGCCAAAACGAATGAGTTATTGCAAGCAATTGGAAAAGCTTTAGACAAGAAG ATAAGCAGCGTGGAAGCCATCGAACGATACAAGAAGAATTTAGGAAAGGGCAAATCTAGTTCAAGAAGTAAGCCGTCTGTAGCgaaagacgaaagaaagtCAACGTCGAAGGAAACATCCCAAAAAAGGGCTTCGACGTCGAAAGAAAAGTCTatagaacgaaaaaaaaaagctgtTAACGAAGATAATTCAACGATACGTGAAGCAAcgcgtaaaaatgaaaatcaagaTTCTCAGAAAAATGTTGAAGCTGCGGAAGTACCACGAGTCGag CCAGCGCAAGAAAAAATTCCCGCATCTGCGCGTAGAAGAAGCTCTTCGTCTGCCAAACTCAAACAGAATAGACCGTCCACACCTTTGTCTGAAACTCCGCAGTCGGATAAGAGAATCGACGAGAACAAAAGACGAAAAGAATCCGAGAACAAGTCGAAGCATGTAACAAATGTCGAAAATAACgaattacaaaatcaaataCTCGATACGTCAAACTCCATTGATTCGGAATCGAAATCTGCGCCAAACATCAGAGATGATAAGTTAGATGAAACTATTGACAAGGTGGAGTACAAGGAAAAtgatatagtaaataacgaaGCTTCTTTACAAAGCATAGAAAAGTCTGGTCGGTCGATGTCAGAGACACAAATGTTTCAATCGGATAACAACGATACCAG TATTCCACGATCAAATTCTAGACCAAGAACTTCCTTACGTCCGCCTACCGCGAGACCGATTAGTGCCAGACCTGCAGCACCTAGAATACGAGGCAAAGCAGAGTTAATGGTTAACGAAGAAATACC AACCCCTATGGGAAACATTAGCGTCATTGTGGAGAATTCTGATCTTAAGGATGACGACGATGACGCCGAAGACATGGTAGTTATGGAAACTAGAGTAACTGGTAGCGATTCCTTAGAAAACAGTGGCAACTATAAAGCCGATGATCAATTAACGCAAGAACATGGACACCTTGTTGCTCAAATATTAGAAACGCAAAAGGAATTGGTTAATAATGATAATGTAGACGTGATAcctaaaaaaacaaatatc ACATGGGATACAAATTCGAAACGCGACACTGTAGcaaaagaaattgataaacTACGAAACACGATACAAACGTTAACAcgtgcaacaaatccacttgGGAAGTTATTGGATTATTTTCAG GAGGATATAGAAGTCAtgcaaaaagaattattagaatGGAAAAACCAATATCGACAAGTAAATGAACaactgaaaatagaaaaaat gAAAACGCAAGAATTAATAGAACCTAtgaaagaaacattaaaagaaattgatcATAATGTGAAAGTACAATTGGATAAAATATGTCAAGCAAAATCGCAGATTACGAAAAATGATCAAAGGATACAAACATTATTAAATGGTCGTgtgtaa
- the LOC132912912 gene encoding probable cysteine--tRNA ligase, mitochondrial isoform X1, with protein MNVFMKNAFYCNIRKACYQFIHTETKLKKAAQWLKPTGYKTDIQIYNPITKCNVPLILKNKGVLTWYLCGPTVYDSAHIGHAVTYVYSDIIRRILSDHFNINVVMAMCVTDIDDKIIARSKGLKQNYKDLTKHYENEFIEDMKTLNVTRPHLYCRVTDYMPQIIQFVKSILDKGNAYTLKDGSVYFDTHKYGMYGKLSTPISDSFHPDKKSSLDFCLWKAAKEDEPFWESPWSPGRPGWHIECSTIASTIFGSSVDFHSGGIDLIFPHHENEEAQSCCYHEVEQWVNYWVHYGYLSLKHEKMSKSLKNTISIREFLEKYTANQFRMLCLLSNYKNELQFSDDVMNNAVAVLHKIEHFISDCHSYTVGNWDTGNVDEATLFRCLEETKISINTALENDFNTAKAMRSLINLINVVNKMLHDPQSSTNTCSTCIPAVAAVLNYTSEMLSKFGILNPSTVNDYRMDSVVECLIKFRGTVRNKILEQDVKDETLLTACDEVRSELSNYGIIIKDRKNETSWSIKKY; from the exons ATGAATGTATTTATGAAGAATGCCTTTTACTGCAATATACGAAAAGCATGCTATCAATTTATACATACCGAAACAAAGTTAAAGAAAGCAGCACAATGGTTGAAACCTACAGGATATAAAACAGATATTCAAATCTACAATCCCATAACAAAATGTAATGTGccgttaattttaaaaaataaaggcGTTCTAACTTGGTATCTTTGTGGACCTACTGTATATGATTCGGCACACATAGGACATGCAGT GACTTACGTGTATTCGGATATTATCAGGAGAATATTATCAGACCACTTCAATATAAATGTTGTAATGGCCATGTGCGTAACAGACAtagatgataaaataatagcacGTTCAAAAGggttaaaacaaaattataaggATCTAACAAAACATTATGAGAACGAATTTATCGAAGACATGAAGACGTTAAATGTTACAAGGCCTCATCTGTATTGTAGGGTAACCGATTATATGCCACAGATTATTCAGTTTGTGAAGAGCATTCTAGACAAAGGCAATGCTTACACTTTGAAAGATg GATCTGTTTATTTTGATACGCATAAATATGGAATGTATGGCAAGCTATCGACCCCAATATCGGATAGTTTTCATCCTGATAAAAAATCTTCATTAGATTTTTGCCTTTGGAAAGCGGCTAAGGAAGATGAACCATTTTGGGAGTCTCCATGGTCTCCTGGAAGGCCAGGCTGGCACATAGAATGTAGCACTATTGCAAG CACAATTTTTGGAAGTTCCGTGGACTTTCATAGCGGTGGGATAGACCTCATTTTTCCACATCATGAGAATGAGGAAGCACAATCGTGTTGTTATCACGAAGTAGAACAGTGGGTTAATTATTGGGTACATTATGGATATTTGTCCTTGAAACACGAAAAAATGTCAAAAAGTCTTAAAAACACCATCAGTATAAGAGAATTccttgaaaaatatacagcGAATCAGTTTAGAATGCTTTGTCTACTttcgaattataaaaatg aACTTCAATTTTCCGATGATGTAATGAATAATGCAGTAGCTGTGTTacataaaattgaacattttattaGCGACTGTCATAGTTATACCGTTGGAAATTGGGATACTGGCAATGTAGATGAAGCTACGTTATTTCGC tgtttggaagaaacgaaaatcagTATTAATACTGCattagaaaatgattttaacaCTGCAAAAGCCATGAGGTCACTTATAAATCTAATTAATGTAgttaataaaatgttacatGATCCTCAG AGTAGTACGAACACTTGTAGTACCTGTATACCTGCTGTAGCTgcagtattaaattatacatcaGAAATGCTTTCCAAATTCGGAATTTTAAATCCTAGTACAGTAAATGATTATAGAATGGACAGCGTCGTCGaatgtttgataaaatttagaGGTACTGtacgtaacaaaattttagaGCAAGATGTGAAAGATGAAACTTTACTTACGGCGTGCGATGAAGTACGATCGGAACTTTCCAATTACGGTATAATAATTAAG GATCGCAAAAATGAAACTAGCTGGAGtatcaagaaatattaa
- the LOC132912928 gene encoding ribosome production factor 2 homolog, translated as MTVLQRVVKPTTHKGKRAIVKKEPKLIEDAKQTLCFKGKNTSQIVVDFMKDLYDLKKPDAQIMQKKNDILPFEDITPIEKFSVKYNAPLFMIALHNKKRPHNLVMGRMYEQMLLDMVEFGIENYKGLKSFKVPKISEGIKPLLVFNGELFENNYELSRIKNLFVDMFQREPVEKIRLQGLEHVLSFTAIDNKILVRSYRILLKKSDCRIPRIELEEIGPRADLICRRTKLASEDLFKQACKKPKELKVKKKKNISVDKLGTTFGRVHVGAQNINSIQTRKMKGLKKTMAEKKVEAKRKNIENSDNDNSKKLKTNSDSAD; from the exons ATGACCGTGCTGCAAAGAGTAGT AAAGCCGACTACCCATAAGGGTAAACGAGCTATTGTGAAAAAAGAACCGAAATTGATAGAGGATGCTAAACAAACTCTGTGTTTCAAAGGTAAAAACACTTCACAGATAGTAGTGGATTTTATGAAAGATTTG TACGATTTAAAAAAGCCAGATGCACAGATaatgcaaaagaaaaatgatatacTACCGTTTGAGGATATAACACCTATCGaaaaattttctgtaaaatataatgcGCCGCTTTTTATGATCGCTTTGCATAATAAAAAACGTCCCCACAATTTAGTAATGGGAAGAATGTACGAACAAATGTTATTAGATATGGTAGAATTTGgcatagaaaattataaaggaCTGAAAAGTTTTAAAGTTCCCAAAATTTCAGAAGGAATAAAACCCTTATTAGTTTTCAATGGAGAGCTCTTTGAAAATAACTATGAGTTaagtagaattaaaaatttgtttgtggATATGTTTCAAAGGGAACCAGTTGAAAAGATTAGGCTTCAAGGTCTCGAACATGTTCTGAGTTTCACTGCTATTGACAATAAAATACTTGTACGCAGTTACAG gATACTTTTAAAAAAGTCTGATTGTAGAATACCAAGAATTGAATTAGAAGAAATTGGCCCAAGAGCAGATTTAATTTGTAGGCGTACGAAACTTGCTTCTGAAGATTTGTTCAAGCAAGCTTGTAAAAAGCCAAAAGAGCTGAAG gttaaaaagaagaagaacataTCTGTGGACAAACTTGGGACAACCTTTGGACGCGTACATGTTGGAGcgcaaaatattaatagtatacagacgagaaaaatgaaaggacTAAAAAAGACAATGGCAGAGAAGAAAGTTGAagcgaaaaggaaaaatattgaaaatagtgataatgataattcaaaaaaattaaaaactaatagTGATTCAGCTGATTAA
- the LOC132912909 gene encoding RNA polymerase II-associated protein 3 encodes MDKSILMQKQVKDNAEDLQKEFLDMKNWEQQMRCKDEQLRKEKCGQITLPPIRSKHKNKTKNASTKKDQGDAKSKRIKSHDYSAWEKFDVDKECRKIDNSERSDDSEDEHMSKEELEKAHQKATEHKSKGNILVQQQKWSEAIGCYTEAIKLFPYDAVFYANRALCQLKLDNFYSAESDCSAAVQLDESYVKAYHRRATARMNLKQYKEAKHDLEKVLKLEPSNKEAKLLLNQIENKIKCSETSTIAKEGTKMSTIEKKDIKKTTIEEKIAEKTWNNTASNVQTTKTKNIINTKNMEKSKYNKSVVNIKDSTENGKDNVTDTNVKRDPRIPDWLPEKDEVIVIEPIEKPPHLRSKKSLTKIPIQEVEFGIEQYKYTNDKTVHKKDDPVQTKEDHKGPVQKVEPHNVVKDNTCIKVSEPSEDISSIIPPIPKTAVQFLMNWKRNNSPEFRYKYLKQLSEVSLPKIFQDSMESDIFSQIIEILRTEFVGRKNQVFYYLKDLSRVKRFRALIMFTSNSDKENLKMLFEYCKTVENVSEDKISALQDKYEM; translated from the exons ATGGATAAATCGATCTTAATGCAAAAGCAGGTGAAGGATAATGCGGAAGATTTACAGAAAGAATTTCTTGACATGAAAAATTGGGAGCAACAAATGAGATGTAAAGATGAGCAGTTacggaaagaaaaatgtggTCAG ATCACTTTACCACCAATTAGAagtaaacataaaaataaaaccaaAAATGCCTCCACAAAGAAAGATCAAGGCGACGCTAAATCGAAAAGGATCAAATCGCACGATTATTCTGCTTGGGAGAAATTTGACGTA GATAAAGAATGCAGAAAAATAGATAATAGCGAACGATCGGATGATTCCGAAGATGAACACATGTCTAAAGAAGAATTAGAGAAAGCGCATCAAAAAGCAACAGAACATAAAAGCAAAGGCAACATTTTGGTGCAACAACAGAAATGGTCCGAAGCAATCGGCTGTTATACAGAGGCTATAAAACTATTTCCATATGACGCAGTATTTTACGCAAATCGTGCACTCTGTCAGTTAAAACTAGACAA TTTTTATTCCGCTGAATCTGATTGTTCCGCCGCAGTTCAATTAGACGAGAGTTACGTAAAAGCTTATCACAGAAGAGCAACAGCTAGAATGAATCTAAAACAATATAAAGAAGCTAAACATGATTTAGaaaaagttttgaaattagAACCTTCTAATAAGGAAGCGAAATTGTTGCTAAATCAAATCGAAAACAAGATTAAATGTTCAGAG ACAAGTACTATAGCGAAGGAAGGTACAAAAATGTCAACGAtcgagaaaaaagatattaaaaagacTACGATTGAAGAAAAGATTGCTGAAAAAACGTGGAATAATACTGCATCGAATGTACAAACAACAAAAACcaagaatataataaacacTAAAAATATGGAGAagagtaaatataataaaagtgttgtaaatattaaagatagTACAGAGAATGGAAAAGATAATGTGACCGATACTAATGTGAAAAGGGATCCACGTATACCAGATTGGTTACCAGAGAAAGACGAAGTCATTGTAATAGAACCGATAGAGAAGCCTCCTCATTTACGTTCAAAG AAATCATTGACGAAAATACCTATCCAAGAAGTGGAATTTGGTATCGAGCAGTATAAGTATACTAATGACAAAACTGTACATAAAAAAGATGATCCTGTACAAACAAAAGAAGATCATAAAGGTCCCGTGCAGAAAGTGGAACCGCATAATGTTGTGAAAGATAATACTTGTATCAAAGTTTCTGAACCTTCGGAGGATATTAGTAGTATTATACCTCCAATTCCGAAAACAGCTGTACAGTTTTTAATGAattggaaaagaaataattcacCAGAATTTAGATATAAGTATTTGAAG CAATTATCAGAGGTTAGTTtaccgaaaatatttcaagattcaATGGAATCGGATATTTTTAGCcaaataatcgaaattttgAGAACGGAATTCGTAGGAAGGAAAAATCAGGTATTCTACTACTTAAAAGATCTCAGTCGAGTTAAGCGATTTAGAGCTCTCATCATGTTTACTAGTAACAGTGACAAAGAAA acTTAAAAATGTTGTTTGAATATTGCAAAACGGTCGAAAACGTGTCTGAGGATAAAATTTCAGCTCTACAagataaatatgaaatgtag
- the LOC132912922 gene encoding paired box pox-neuro protein → MPHTGQAGVNQLGGVFVNGRPLPDCVRQRIVQLALVGVRPCDISRQLLVSHGCVSKILTRFYETGSIRPGSIGGSKTKQVATPTVVKKILRMKQEQPTMFAWEIREQLARQGACDPQSLPSVSSVNRILRGGGLHTDHTGIEGGSPSTYASQVSSNVANRDTLMRTDYQLFYPGSLGPLHISTTSGNTSAPSWNPSFYSSLYQATTLHLHHGMQSFTSLDVERLSEQSGPTNQVDLKSSSSSMAGSDDSLDKSDLDENTESQDHYKPFQNSPIILELGQKIGSDRSAFVRHSTSGSSGNLENRQSPPPTNGDKQKIASPRILETGNEQSTMAKEAAVEGRPAQPQRKRNPYSIEELLKKDEGKSTSKRPKLTNLGVVQPCGIILNKEI, encoded by the exons ATGCCGCATACAG GTCAAGCAGGAGTTAATCAATTGGGTGGTGTGTTTGTTAACGGGAGGCCATTGCCCGATTGCGTTCGACAAAGAATCGTGCAGCTCGCTTTGGTCGGCGTCAGACCTTGCGATATCTCACGGCAACTTCTCGTGTCTCATGGATGCGTCTCGAAGATTCTCACGAGATTCTACGAGACGGGAAGCATTCGACCAGGAAGCATCGGAGGAAGCAAAACGAAA CAAGTGGCCACCCCCACCGTCGTGAAGAAGATTTTACGAATGAAACAAGAACAACCAACCATGTTCGCCTGGGAGATCCGAGAACAGCTGGCGCGACAAGGAGCTTGCGATCCTCAAAGTTTACCCTCCGTCTCCTCGGTAAATCGAATTCTCCGAGGCGGTGGACTTCACACGGATCACACGGGGATCGAGGGTGGTTCACCCAGCACGTACGCCTCGCAAGTTTCCTCGAACGTCGCCAATAGAG ACACACTCATGAGAACGGATTACCAATTATTTTATCCGGGATCACTGGGACCGTTGCACATTTCCACGACTTCCGGTAATACCAGCGCACCATCTTGGAATCCGAGCTTTTACTCGTCTCTTTATCAAGCAACTACGCTACACTTGCATCATGGAATGCAATCATTCAC ATCGTTAGACGTGGAACGTCTGTCGGAACAAAGCGGACCAACGAACCAGGTCGATTTAAAATCCAGCTCGAGCTCGATGGCGGGCAGCGACGACTCCTTGGACAAGAGCGACCTGGACGAGAACACAGAGTCCCAAGACCACTACAAGCCTTTCCAAAATTCGCCTATAATCCTAGAACTCGGCCAGAAGATCGGCAGCGATCGTAGCGCGTTCGTGAGACACAGTACGTCCGGCTCGTCCGGAAACCTCGAGAATCGACAGAGTCCACCGCCAACGAACGGTGACAAGCAGAAAATAGCGTCTCCGCGAATCTTGGAAACGGGAAACGAGCAGAGCACCATGGCCAAAGAAGCGGCGGTCGAGGGAAGACCGGCGCAACCTCAGAGAAAAAGGAATCCTTACTCGATAGAAGAGCTCCTGAAGAAAGACGAAGGCAAAAGCACCTCGAAGAGGCCGAAATTGACGAATCTCGGGGTGGTTCAACCCTGTGGAATTATCCTGAACAAGGAAATCTGA